Below is a genomic region from Rhodohalobacter sp. 614A.
ATATGATCCACCAATTCCCCCTCTTTAACCATTCCGTTTTTGATCATGACTTTACCCGAAGCAGGATTTTCAATCAGGTGGGTGGCGTAAATTTTATGAAGACCGGCTTTTTCGAATCCAAATTTCAAAACCTCACCGGCCGCTTCGGTTACAAACCCCTGATTCCAGAACGGTTCGCCAATCCAAAAACCAAGCTCCGCATTATTAAAACGTTTGTTAACTCTGAGACCGATGCCTCCCATGAGTTCATTATCCGCCAACCGACAGATTGCAAACACAAAATGATTTTGATCTTCAAATCCTTCATTCGCCATATTTATCCAGAAAATGGCGTCTTTTTCGCTGTATGGATACGGCATGTTCAGTGTCATTCGCGACACCTTCGGGTTATGTGCGT
It encodes:
- a CDS encoding GNAT family N-acetyltransferase, producing the protein MDSLPVIETTRLRLRIPGARDIPNMVKYAHNPKVSRMTLNMPYPYSEKDAIFWINMANEGFEDQNHFVFAICRLADNELMGGIGLRVNKRFNNAELGFWIGEPFWNQGFVTEAAGEVLKFGFEKAGLHKIYATHLIENPASGKVMIKNGMVKEGELVDHIRKDDQYLSLIQYRITKKEYFERN